The window GATGATAAAAAACACCTCATCTAAAACAGGCATCTATATAGGATGTGACTCTTCTCAAAGAAGAGATTATTGTATCTTCGCAACAGTTTTGATAATACACCATGATAAGTCGCGGGGAGCAAATGTATTTGTAAGAGTTGAAAAAACCCCTAGAATAAATTCCGTAAAACAAAGAATAATGATGGAAGTCCAAAAGGCAGTTGAAACGGCAATAGTTATATATCCGCTTATACCCGAAGATCGGCAAATAGAAATACATATGGATATAAATACATCCTCATCCTATATTTCAAGTACACTAATAAAAGAAGCATTTGGATATGTATCAGCTCAAGGTTTCATACCTGTATTCAAACCACATTCATTCGCAGCATACAGTGTAGCAGATTATGTCTGTAAAAGATATTAGATCTTTATCTCAATCGAAGTAGATATAACCTGAGAAGGTTTATGCCCTGGTAAAACCCCCTTCTCATATTGGTAAAAAGACAAATCAACATTAATATAGTTTATATCTATACCTAAACCAAAAGTAGGATACCCTTGATTTATTCCACCTCTAGCTTTGAATATCTTAAGTATCGTTAATTCTATGCCCAACTTAACCTTCTTAAACCAAAACTCACTAAAATTAAATAAGTCTGACAAATTCAGCTCAACCATAAAATCAGAGAAAATAAAGGTAGGTATGTAAGGTATTTTTTCAACATGGAACATAGCACCTAATGATAGCGATGGATATATGTAACTCACATAATTTAATCCTACAAATGTCTCTTTACCATCCTTAAGTTCTATTCTATTCCAATAGAATGTCCTACCAAAAAAGTTGTTTAAAACGAGTGAGTATTTAAAAAATCCTCCATCATCAAATATAATCCCAATATCGCCCCAAACTGAATCACCAGAATCATATTGATATATACCATTTCTTAAATTATTGTAATAGTTAAGTACCTCTAAAACACTACCACCATAAAACAAAGGAGATTTATATCTTTTCGAATAGGAGACAGAAATACCAATATGTAGAGTATAGAACTTAAGTATATCAAAATAAGTTCCAAAACCAAATGTTATACCTATCTCGGCAAAAGACTTTAGCTCCAAGTAAGGTAACAAAGGCCCTTGTCTTATATCTGCAGCAGAATAAAAGTCATTATACAAAAGTATCCCAATACCATTTCCAACATAACCTACACACAAAGGACCAAACAAAACAGCTTCTGGTTCAGTATTTAGCAAAACCCCATAAGGATCAACCAATAACTGATTGGTTAATTCAGCCCAATCAAAACCTATCCACTCATATGGACTCAAATTATACGATGCCAAATTCAAAGCATTATAAAGGTACCCCAACCTGGCACCAGTGTATAGAGAAAGTTTTGTAATAAAAAAATTAGCCTTCTTAGTATATGATAACGTAGCAGGATTTTCTAAAAATAAAAGTACATCATAAGGGTAAAGCAGATTAGCATTACCAAAAGATAACTGTCTAGGTGTAGTAAAAAACGAGTCAATATCATATCTAATATCTTGAGTATAAACAGTACCCACAATTACAAAAACTATTATTACAAACAAAACTACCTTTCTCATAAACTTATCCGTTTGTTAGAATTTTAATATCTAGATAATTTATAAGAATATTCCAAGCATTACTAATATCAGTATTAAGTATATTAGTTATATCCCTTCCGTCAAAAGTTGAGTAATTCGATATTACACGCATAGCATTAGTCAACCTATGGAGATTAGTAGCATATTCTAGTGGTATTCCATTATTCGTAATCAAAAATACTATCCTATTATACATTGAATTGTAAAAATCATAATATCTCAGAAAATTGGTGTAAATATTGCTAACCTGTACATCAATTGAAATAAAAACATCCAAAATTTTCATCTCAATAGAGTCTGGAGCTGACTTGAACTTGTTAGTTATAAAAACTAACGAATCGATACTCTTTTTCCCTTCATCAAAAAACGTAAGCATAGCATTATTTACTTCATCTCCATGAAAAACAAAATCGTTAGGTAATACAAAATTAGGATCTGAAGAATTAGTCATATGCTTAATAAACGTATAGACCCTATCATTACCAGAAACAACATTGTCAGAATTAGAATCAAGAGCAACGAAAAAAGAATATAATTTATTAAATACACTAAACGTTAAATGCAAGTTATCATCACTTTTAAGAAGCAAATTATCAGAATTACCCGATATAACAGCATACAAATTTCTACTTACAATTCTAGAAGACGAGTAATACTTAGTATTAGTTATGTAATAATCAATAAAACGATCATAATTTGAAATCGATGAAAAAACATGAGAAACTTCTTCGTAAAATCCAATTACATTGGATCTGGAGAAAAGAAGAAAAATTTCACAACTAGCAGTCCCAACAAGAGCTCTAGCACTTTTAGCATTTATCTGAAGTGCTCTTTCATAATACTTTTTGGCAGTTGCATAATTTCCTAACTCCGAATAATAATCTCCCATATCGTTTAGAAAGTTAACATCACTGATTTTAGAAATATCCTCTTCTGATGGATCAACAAAAAGAGGAGAAAAAATATTATAACAACTATAAAGCCAAAAAACAGAAGAAAACATTAGAAAGACTGAAAACTTACTTTTCATATTCTCACTCATATAAATATTATGATTTTAGGCTAAATACTTTTCAAAATATTTAGTTAATAAACCTTCTTATACAAATTCGCACAACACTGGAGTTTGATATCTATGTTATTTATTCTTTTATACTAATCAAATACAACAACAGAATGGAGGTATAGCATATATGCTGCCCAGAATTTTATCCGTCCTAGTATTTTCATTACTTATAATACCAACAACATATGGATACACCAAAGTTGAAAAAATAGGTGTTGTTGACTTAATAGAGGTATTTGACAAATTTGTTGAGGACAAAGATATAGCAAAAGAGTTCAACGAATACAAAAGAGCATCCAAAGAAAAACTTGAAAGTATGAGTAGAGATCTTAACAGTTTAAGGTTAAAAATAATAGAGATATCAAACAAAATAGTATCAATGGGAACAAATGTCGATTATCAAACAGCACAAGATTATAGGAAAATAACTGGTGAATACGACAAAAAGCTAGATGAATACCTAAGTGAAGCTAGAAAAACAGAAGAAAATCTAAACAAATATAGAGACTCTCTTAGGCAGTATGTATATAGAGATATCATAAATTATATAAGAACTTATGGGGACAGAAATGGTTTTACAATAATATTTGATACAAGGGGTAATGTAATATACTACTCCAAAGGAAATGATATAACCTCTGATTTAAACAAGTGGATAAAAGTGCAAGAAGACGCAAAAAAGAAATACTGAGGTAATCTTATGAAGTACAATATTCAAAGCATTGCTAATTTTGTCAACGGTGTTGTTGAAGGAGATCACAATGAAGAAATAGAAGGTATATGCGAATACAAAGAGGGTAAAAAAGGATATATAACATTCGTCGTCGATAAAATAAAGTATTCCGAAGCTCTTAAAACAGAAGTATCAGCTATAATAACTCCCCATGACTTTGAATACCAAGGTAAAACTCTTATAAAAGTTGAAGATCCTAGATTCGCAATAGCCAAAATAGCGGAACTTTACTATCCCTACACTAGTATAGGTTTTGAAGGAATATCAGAAAAGTCTCACATAGGAAATAATGTAAAACTTGGGAAAAATACAACCATTATGCCGTTTACTACAATTCAAGACAATGTAGAAATAGGTAGCAACACTGTAATATACTCTGGAGTCTTCATAGGATATGATGTTAAGATTGGTAGCAATGTCATAATAAAACCAAATGTAGTCATATACCCTGGAACAATAATTGGTAATAATGTTATAATACATGCTGGAGCAGTTATAGGTGCAGATGGCTTTGGATATGTACTACACAAAGGAATATATAACAAAATTCCCCATCTTGGTAGAGTCATAATAGAAGACAATGTCGAAATAGGAGCAAATACATGTATCGATAGAGCATTTATAGGAGAAACAGTAATAGGTAAAGGCACTAAAATAGATAACTTGGTTCAAATAGCACACAATGTTAAAATAGCTAGCAACTGTATAATAGTATCACAAGCCGGAATAGCAGGAAGTACTGAATTAGGTAACAATGTAATAGTAGCAGGACAGGCAGGTATCACAGATCATGCAAAAATAGGAGACAATGTAGTTATAATGGCTAGAGCAGGTGTTGATGATAAAGAAGTACCACCAAATAAGATATTACTAGGTACACCTGCTAGAGAAGCACTAGAACAAAAACGCATCTTTGCAGCAGAACATAAATTACCTGAAATATTAAGAAGAGTTAAGCAACTAGAAGAAGAAGTAGAAAAGCTAAAAAATAAATAAGTATGTTCTTCAAACCTAGAAACCACGAAAAAATCCCTAAAGATAGACTAAATGACTTGATATCTCTGGAAAATAAGTTGGGCATAAAATTCAGAGATATATCAATACTAAATAAAAGCTTAATTCACTCATCTTATCTCAAGAATAACTCTCTTCCCCTAAGTATGTCAAACGAGAGACTTGAGTTTATAGGAGATGCAGTAATATCAATGGTTATAAGTGAATACTTGTACCATAACTATCAAAATTTATCAGAAGGTGATTTATCAATGATAAAATCAGATGTGGTCAGCAGAAAAACTATGTATAACATAGGCATCGATCTCAATATTGACAAGTATATATTAACATATCCACCCCTTGAAAATTTCGATGAAAGAGGAATAAAAACAATAATATCAAATACAGTAGAAGCACTTATAGGAGCAATATTCGTATCAAACGGTATAGAAGATGCAAAAAAAATAACGCTAAAATTATTTACACCAATCATAAAAAACAGGATAAAAAACGGAACTAGCGATTACAAAAGCCTTCTCCAAAATTATTCTCTCAAAGAATTCTCTTCATATCCTGTATATACAACAGTAAGCGAAGTAGGACCTGAACATAAGAAAGAGTTTATAGTGAAAGTTTTTATAAGAAACAAATGCTTCGGGGAAGGAAGAGGATTCTCAAAAAAAGAAGCCGAACAAAATGCTGCACAAAATGCATTACAGAACTTGAGTAAGAAATCTGAGAATGTTAATCAGTAAAACCCTAAATCTTGGACTTAAATGGAGGTTTGCTTCATTGCAAGTTTTCTACAAACAAGTTAACATAATATAATCCATTTATAAACACCACCCTATTTTAGATTGTACTGACATCAAAAGTAATACCAGTAAAATGAATTAAACACACACGGCCATAAACGAATCAAAATCTTTAAAATTACTTAATATTCCATCAATAACAGCTTTCTTATTAACCATATTATCAGAAATATACAGTTTTTCAACTTCCTTCGTTGATATAATCAAGATAGCATCTTTTGAAACTTCGATTGGTTTTACTATACGACTGATAATACCATTTTCAACATAGTAGGTATTAGTGATATCTGATGGAAAAACTCGCATCTTCTGATTATCAATCTCAAAATACGTTAAACTTATTTTCAAAGGTAGGTCTCTCTCCTTAATGAAATTAGTAACAAGATCGTGCAATGTAATGTAAGATATAGAATCATAACTATAGCTCTTTATGATACCTTTGATTGCCAACAAAGCAAAGTTTGAAAGCATAAGCATATCCGGTACATAAAATAAAAACCCTATGAGCTTATCTGTACTAAAAATAACATCAAAGTAATATCCTCTAATCCCCTCAAAACCTTCATTATACCTATACCCAACAATTTTATCGAAGTAAATATAATAATCGCTATTTTTAATAAGCAAATACTTAACTCTTTCAAATTCTTCAACTTCTTTCACGTGTAGTTCTCTCATTCTATCAATCTCACTCTTCACAGGTATAACAATAAAGTTTGAAACTGTTCTCTCAAGCTCTAGAAATATATCAGTATAGCTTCTAATTATAGAGACATTCGTACTAGATAGATCATGAACAAAATTCAAAAACTTCACGACAATATAATCAGTTTCAGACACTTCGTTAGATATCCTTGATACTAAAATAATATTATTAGAAATGAAAAAGTCAATAGTCTTTCTATCACTATTCAAAACATCAAATAGAGATAAACGCCTCCTGTCTAACATTTTGTTTAGTATATATGTAGGAATCATATTCTGAGGCATAATCGATATCTTAAGATAACTTGAAGAAGAATTAAAAACCCTAACAACAAAATCTTTAGGACTCTCAAACTCCCTAGGCTGTATAACTT of the Brevinematales bacterium genome contains:
- a CDS encoding tetratricopeptide repeat protein, with amino-acid sequence MSENMKSKFSVFLMFSSVFWLYSCYNIFSPLFVDPSEEDISKISDVNFLNDMGDYYSELGNYATAKKYYERALQINAKSARALVGTASCEIFLLFSRSNVIGFYEEVSHVFSSISNYDRFIDYYITNTKYYSSSRIVSRNLYAVISGNSDNLLLKSDDNLHLTFSVFNKLYSFFVALDSNSDNVVSGNDRVYTFIKHMTNSSDPNFVLPNDFVFHGDEVNNAMLTFFDEGKKSIDSLVFITNKFKSAPDSIEMKILDVFISIDVQVSNIYTNFLRYYDFYNSMYNRIVFLITNNGIPLEYATNLHRLTNAMRVISNYSTFDGRDITNILNTDISNAWNILINYLDIKILTNG
- a CDS encoding OmpH family outer membrane protein, coding for MLPRILSVLVFSLLIIPTTYGYTKVEKIGVVDLIEVFDKFVEDKDIAKEFNEYKRASKEKLESMSRDLNSLRLKIIEISNKIVSMGTNVDYQTAQDYRKITGEYDKKLDEYLSEARKTEENLNKYRDSLRQYVYRDIINYIRTYGDRNGFTIIFDTRGNVIYYSKGNDITSDLNKWIKVQEDAKKKY
- the lpxD gene encoding UDP-3-O-(3-hydroxymyristoyl)glucosamine N-acyltransferase; this translates as MKYNIQSIANFVNGVVEGDHNEEIEGICEYKEGKKGYITFVVDKIKYSEALKTEVSAIITPHDFEYQGKTLIKVEDPRFAIAKIAELYYPYTSIGFEGISEKSHIGNNVKLGKNTTIMPFTTIQDNVEIGSNTVIYSGVFIGYDVKIGSNVIIKPNVVIYPGTIIGNNVIIHAGAVIGADGFGYVLHKGIYNKIPHLGRVIIEDNVEIGANTCIDRAFIGETVIGKGTKIDNLVQIAHNVKIASNCIIVSQAGIAGSTELGNNVIVAGQAGITDHAKIGDNVVIMARAGVDDKEVPPNKILLGTPAREALEQKRIFAAEHKLPEILRRVKQLEEEVEKLKNK
- the rnc gene encoding ribonuclease III codes for the protein MFFKPRNHEKIPKDRLNDLISLENKLGIKFRDISILNKSLIHSSYLKNNSLPLSMSNERLEFIGDAVISMVISEYLYHNYQNLSEGDLSMIKSDVVSRKTMYNIGIDLNIDKYILTYPPLENFDERGIKTIISNTVEALIGAIFVSNGIEDAKKITLKLFTPIIKNRIKNGTSDYKSLLQNYSLKEFSSYPVYTTVSEVGPEHKKEFIVKVFIRNKCFGEGRGFSKKEAEQNAAQNALQNLSKKSENVNQ